In the genome of Fusobacterium perfoetens, the window GTGATTAATTTTACAGTTAAGAGCAAGAGCAGTTTTTATAGCGTATTCTAAAACTTTTTTATTAAGTTTTGGTAAAGCTCCAGGGTGTCCTAAACAGATTGGACAAGTGTGAGTGTTAGCATCATCATTGTCATAATCTGTACTACAGTTACACCAAACTTTTGTATTTGTTTTTAATTGAAGATGCACTTCAAGTCCGATTACTGATTCCCATTCTTTTATCATTATTTCTCAACTCCCTCAGGAAGTTTCCATTCCCCTCTAATTTTTTCAAAAGCACTTCCAATAGCGATTAAGTTTCCTTCATCAAAGTGTTTTCCAAGAAGTTGGATTCCAACAGGTAATCCCTCAGTCATTCCAGCTGGAATAGAAAGTCCTGGTACACCAGCAAGGTTAGCTGAAAGTGTAAATATATCTTCTAAGTATAATTCAAGTGGTGTTTTTACAGCATCAAGAGAGAATGCTGGAGTTGGTGCTACTGGAGTAAATATCATATCAACAGTTTCAAAAGCTTTGTCAAAATCAGCTTTTATTAAAGCTCTAGCTTTTTGAGCTTTTTTGAAGTATGCGTCATAGAAACCAGCACTTAAAACATAAGTTCCTATCATAATTCTTCTTTTTACTTCGCTACCAAATCCTTCACTTCTTGATTTTACATATAAATCATTAAAATCTTTTGCATTTTTACTTCTGTAACCATATCTAATTCCATCAAATCTAGCTAGGTTTGAACTTGCTTCAGCTGGAGCTAAGATATAGTAAGTAGGTAGTGCATATTTTGTATGAGGTAAAGATACATCAACTAACTCCGCACCAGCCTCTTTTAATTTTTTAAGAGCAGACATCATAATAGCTTTTACATTTTCATTCATTCCATCAACAAAATATTCTTTAGGAACTCCAATTTTTACACCTTTGATATCTTTTCCTAAAAATTCTGTATAGTCAGGAACAGGAATATTTTTTACAGTTCCATCATAATCATCATATCCAGCTATAACGTTCATAGCAAGAGCAATGTCTTCA includes:
- the gatA gene encoding Asp-tRNA(Asn)/Glu-tRNA(Gln) amidotransferase subunit GatA, whose translation is MKEIYELTASEVRNKILNKELSAYEVTKAVFERIEKTDELIGSFVSLRKEKALEEAKIIDEKIARGEKVGALAGVPVSIKDNMVSLNDPSASCSKILDGYIGIYDATVVTKLKEADAIIIGKTNMDEFAMGGSTKTSYYKLTKNPWDTSKVPGGSSGGAASSIASQQCFISLGSDTGGSIRQPASFCGVVGLKPTYGRVSRYGLMAFASSLDQIGPLAKNVEDIALAMNVIAGYDDYDGTVKNIPVPDYTEFLGKDIKGVKIGVPKEYFVDGMNENVKAIMMSALKKLKEAGAELVDVSLPHTKYALPTYYILAPAEASSNLARFDGIRYGYRSKNAKDFNDLYVKSRSEGFGSEVKRRIMIGTYVLSAGFYDAYFKKAQKARALIKADFDKAFETVDMIFTPVAPTPAFSLDAVKTPLELYLEDIFTLSANLAGVPGLSIPAGMTEGLPVGIQLLGKHFDEGNLIAIGSAFEKIRGEWKLPEGVEK